In Xylocopa sonorina isolate GNS202 chromosome 4, iyXylSono1_principal, whole genome shotgun sequence, the sequence aataaataacaataaaaatatttacacgTATTGAAAGTATAAATTACTTTCTAATTATTAATTGCACaatttaaaattataaaattttattattttaattataaaatcaattttattataaaatcacaagtatatatgtatatatatacatatacttaGATATCATTGAGAAAACAATTCttcctctgatgcttcttcaacCAAATTCAAACTACTTTCCGACTTTTTATTTTCAGAACTGTAGGTTTGTTCCTTACAATTGTCCGAAGTATCTATTTTATTATTTGCACAATGTCTACTACTAGATGGTTTATTAGTTATTTTATCATCAGCATTGTAATCAATTTTTTTAGCTTGTTTTGTATTCATAGGTTTATTATTTCCAGGAGATTTTCGTTTGCCAACTTTGCTAGACACTATTGCAGGATCAATTTCTACAACATGATCTTCTCTTTCAGATGCTTCACTTTCATCTGTAGTCGCATCAAAAACGAAGTCTTCAGTATTCTGTTggttttcatttattttactttCTAATTCTCTAATCTTCATTTTTTTTGAGTTTAGAAGAAGTATAAACTTCTTATATAGATTTCGTTCCATACTTATTTTAGTCTCAATCATTTCTTCCACTTTTGAATTTAATtctttatttacattcattaaatTCTGCTTTTCTTCTTCCAATAAGCTTGCTCTGTCTTGAATACATTGatataattttaacaattgcTGAAGACTATTGCAAACAACTTGAATATCTAAAATAGAATGCAATTTAATTATCCCAAACGTCCATACATTATTCTTCCACTGTAGAGTttcgtttttaattaaaaaattaattgtttTATCCTTCCCGCAAAGTATTTTCTTTGTTTGCTCAAAATATTCATCAAATGATTTCGATAATGTGCtagaaaaattatttatatctt encodes:
- the LOC143422814 gene encoding uncharacterized protein LOC143422814; the encoded protein is MTEVTGCEILNQVDNKFYTLYVEWFNSHFKLMLLEPTIPPLCGEMDTKDINNFSSTLSKSFDEYFEQTKKILCGKDKTINFLIKNETLQWKNNVWTFGIIKLHSILDIQVVCNSLQQLLKLYQCIQDRASLLEEEKQNLMNVNKELNSKVEEMIETKISMERNLYKKFILLLNSKKMKIRELESKINENQQNTEDFVFDATTDESEASEREDHVVEIDPAIVSSKVGKRKSPGNNKPMNTKQAKKIDYNADDKITNKPSSSRHCANNKIDTSDNCKEQTYSSENKKSESSLNLVEEASEEELFSQ